In Erwinia sp. SLM-02, one genomic interval encodes:
- the glgP gene encoding glycogen phosphorylase: MNAPFSYASPTLSVDALKHSIAYKLMFTIGKDPSIANKHEWLNATLLAVRDRMVERWLRSNRAQLSQDVRQVYYLSMEFLVGRTLSNALLAMGIYEDAKTALEEMGFDLEELIEEENDPGLGNGGLGRLAACFLDSLATLGLPGRGYGIRYDYGMFKQNIVDGQQAESPDYWLEYGNPWEFQRFNTRYKVRFGGRIQQEGSRSRWVETEEVLAMAYDQIIPGFDTDATNTLRLWGAQASNEINLGKFNQGDYFAAVEDKNHSENVSRVLYPDDSTYSGRELRLRQEYFLVSSTVQDILHRHWAMHQTFDNLADKIAIHLNDTHPVLAIPELMRVLIDESKFSWDDAFGVACQVFSYTNHTLMQEALETWPVDMIGKILPRHLQIIFEINDYFLKTIQDQYPEDWELLSRISIIDENNGRKVRMAWLAVVVSHKVNGVSELHSNLMVQSLFADFAKLFPGRFCNKTNGVTPRRWLALANPSLSGVLDEAIGRTWRTELSQLEELKQHIDYPNFISKIRDAKLANKKRLAVFIAQKLDIVVDPHAMFDVQIKRIHEYKRQLLNVLHVITRYNRIKADPDAEWVPRVCIFAGKAASAYYMAKHIIHLINDVATVINSDPQVKNRLKVVFIPNYGVSLAQIIIPAADLSEQISLAGTEASGTSNMKFALNGALTIGTLDGANVEMQEHVGEENIFIFGNTTPQVEALRNNGYSPHKYYEQDAELHQVLTQIATGTFSPQEPNRYRNIFDSLVNLGDHYQLLADYRSYVDTQDKVDKLYRNKDEWTRRTLINIAGMGYFSSDRTIQEYADEIWGIQPIRL, encoded by the coding sequence TTACCATTGGTAAAGATCCGTCGATTGCGAATAAACACGAGTGGCTTAACGCGACATTACTGGCGGTACGCGACCGAATGGTCGAGCGATGGCTGCGTTCAAATCGTGCCCAGCTGTCGCAGGATGTCCGGCAGGTTTACTACCTGTCGATGGAGTTTCTGGTTGGTCGTACCCTGTCCAATGCGCTGCTGGCCATGGGGATTTACGAAGACGCGAAGACGGCGCTGGAAGAGATGGGCTTCGACCTGGAAGAGCTGATCGAAGAAGAGAACGACCCGGGCCTGGGGAACGGGGGTCTGGGGCGCCTGGCGGCCTGCTTCCTGGATTCTCTCGCCACGCTGGGACTGCCTGGCCGCGGCTACGGCATCCGCTACGACTACGGTATGTTTAAGCAGAATATCGTCGACGGCCAGCAGGCGGAATCCCCGGACTACTGGCTGGAATACGGCAACCCCTGGGAGTTTCAGCGTTTCAACACCCGCTATAAGGTGCGCTTCGGCGGCCGTATTCAGCAGGAAGGCAGCCGTTCGCGCTGGGTAGAAACGGAAGAAGTGCTGGCGATGGCCTACGATCAGATCATTCCCGGGTTTGATACCGATGCCACCAACACCCTGCGGCTGTGGGGCGCGCAGGCCAGTAACGAAATCAACCTCGGCAAGTTTAATCAGGGTGATTACTTCGCGGCGGTGGAAGATAAAAACCATTCGGAAAACGTGTCCCGCGTGCTGTACCCCGATGATTCTACGTATTCGGGCCGGGAGCTGCGTCTGCGTCAGGAGTACTTCCTGGTGTCGTCCACGGTGCAGGATATCCTTCATCGCCATTGGGCAATGCATCAGACCTTTGACAATCTGGCGGATAAAATTGCCATCCACCTGAATGATACCCATCCGGTGCTGGCCATCCCCGAGCTGATGCGCGTGCTGATTGATGAGAGCAAATTCAGCTGGGATGACGCGTTCGGCGTGGCCTGCCAGGTGTTTTCCTACACCAACCACACGCTGATGCAGGAAGCGCTGGAAACGTGGCCGGTGGATATGATTGGCAAGATCCTGCCGCGCCACCTGCAGATTATCTTTGAGATTAACGACTACTTCCTGAAAACCATTCAGGATCAGTACCCGGAGGACTGGGAGCTGCTGTCGCGTATTTCTATTATCGATGAAAATAACGGCCGCAAAGTGCGTATGGCCTGGCTGGCGGTGGTGGTGAGCCACAAGGTTAACGGTGTCTCAGAGCTGCACTCTAACCTGATGGTGCAGTCGCTGTTTGCTGATTTCGCTAAACTCTTCCCGGGGCGCTTCTGTAATAAAACCAATGGCGTGACGCCGCGCCGCTGGCTGGCGCTGGCTAACCCGTCCTTGTCCGGCGTGCTGGATGAGGCGATTGGCCGCACCTGGCGCACCGAGCTCAGCCAGCTTGAAGAGCTGAAGCAGCATATTGATTATCCAAATTTCATTAGCAAAATTCGCGATGCCAAACTGGCGAATAAAAAACGGCTGGCGGTATTTATCGCCCAGAAGCTGGATATCGTGGTGGATCCTCACGCCATGTTCGACGTGCAGATCAAGCGCATACACGAATACAAGCGGCAGCTGTTGAATGTCCTGCACGTGATCACCCGCTACAACCGCATCAAAGCGGACCCGGATGCCGAGTGGGTGCCGCGCGTCTGCATCTTCGCCGGTAAAGCCGCCTCCGCTTACTACATGGCCAAGCACATCATTCATCTGATTAACGATGTGGCAACGGTGATTAACAGCGACCCGCAGGTGAAGAACCGGCTGAAGGTGGTGTTTATTCCTAACTACGGCGTCAGCCTGGCGCAGATCATCATTCCGGCGGCCGATCTCTCCGAGCAGATCTCGCTGGCCGGCACGGAAGCCTCCGGCACCAGTAATATGAAGTTTGCCCTGAACGGCGCGCTGACCATCGGCACGCTGGACGGCGCTAACGTCGAGATGCAGGAGCACGTGGGGGAAGAGAATATCTTTATCTTCGGCAACACCACGCCGCAGGTCGAGGCGCTGCGTAACAATGGCTACAGCCCGCACAAATACTATGAGCAGGACGCGGAGCTGCATCAGGTGCTGACGCAGATCGCCACCGGAACGTTCAGCCCGCAGGAGCCAAATCGCTACCGTAATATTTTTGATTCACTGGTTAACCTCGGCGATCACTATCAGCTGCTGGCGGATTACCGCAGCTATGTCGATACCCAGGATAAGGTGGATAAACTTTATCGCAATAAGGACGAGTGGACGCGACGGACGCTGATAAATATCGCCGGCATGGGATACTTCTCTTCGGATCGCACCATTCAGGAGTATGCGGACGAAATCTGGGGGATCCAGCCCATCCGTCTGTAG